From the genome of Candidatus Ancaeobacter aquaticus, one region includes:
- the leuS gene encoding leucine--tRNA ligase: MKEYVPSEIEPKWQQYWTQNGLFTMDPSSDKPKYYCLMMFPYPSAALHVGHGRNYIIGDTVARYKIMKGFNVLNPMGWDAFGLPAENAAIKSGIHPRTSTLSNIETMKKQLYSWGCGFDWDREVTSCLPDYYKWTQWIFLKLFEKELAYKKRAPVNWCPSCQTVLANEQVIEGACERCDAEVTEKFLEQWYFKITEYAERLLADIKKLDGWPERVKLMQENWIGKSHGVEIHFRLDGTEEAITCFTTRVDTIYGATYMVLAPEHPLVEKLVKGTEHEKEVQKFIHTVKSETKIERVSTDRDKTGLFIGKYVINPYNNEKIPLWIADYVLMDYGTGAVMAVPAHDQRDFMFAKKYELPICIVIQKQDKSLDSNAMTEAHEEEGVMVNSEQFDGISSAAALEKMAKYGEDEGYAKRTVNYKLRDWLISRQRYWGAPIPIIYCDTCGAVPVPEKDLPVLLPENVEFRPKGESPLASSKEFMETTCPSCGKPARRESDTMDTFVDSSWYYLRYLSAHDGSQAFDKDLVNAWLPVDQYIGGVEHAILHLLYSRYITKVLHDAGLTDFNEPFKNLFTQGMIIKNGAKMSKSKGNTVSPDALITRYGADTVRLYTLFIGPPEKDAEWNDSAVEGANRFLKRVWKLVDKYAGTIKGKRVDDTVDDSVFTLDEKAARDLRRMVHETVQKVSKDMEGDFHFNTAIASIMELLNALTVCERECDSWSDDAKTVFYLALLKMIKMLSPFVPHFSEELWVHVGKKSSVFMCGWPAYTEAALGKEELTIVIQVNGKVRSRLIVAPDAEEDAVKKMAVEDAKVQEHVKGKDILKVISVPKKLVNIVVKG, translated from the coding sequence ATGAAAGAATATGTACCAAGCGAGATAGAGCCAAAATGGCAACAGTATTGGACCCAAAACGGTTTGTTTACGATGGATCCATCGAGTGACAAGCCTAAATATTATTGCCTTATGATGTTTCCATACCCGTCTGCAGCACTCCATGTCGGTCATGGCAGAAACTATATTATCGGTGATACGGTAGCCCGCTACAAGATCATGAAGGGGTTTAATGTCCTAAACCCTATGGGGTGGGATGCGTTTGGTCTTCCAGCAGAAAATGCCGCAATAAAAAGCGGGATACATCCACGTACCAGCACATTAAGCAATATTGAAACAATGAAAAAACAGCTCTATAGCTGGGGATGTGGTTTTGACTGGGACAGAGAAGTGACTTCATGTTTACCTGACTATTATAAATGGACTCAATGGATCTTTTTGAAGCTTTTTGAAAAAGAGCTCGCATACAAAAAACGCGCACCGGTAAACTGGTGCCCGTCATGCCAGACAGTTCTCGCAAATGAACAGGTTATTGAAGGTGCATGTGAACGTTGCGATGCTGAAGTGACTGAAAAGTTTCTTGAGCAATGGTATTTCAAGATTACTGAATATGCTGAGCGCTTACTGGCAGATATTAAAAAACTTGATGGCTGGCCTGAACGCGTAAAGCTCATGCAGGAAAACTGGATTGGTAAGAGTCATGGTGTTGAAATACATTTCCGTTTAGATGGTACCGAAGAAGCGATTACGTGTTTTACTACACGTGTTGATACTATTTATGGTGCGACCTATATGGTTCTTGCGCCGGAGCATCCGCTGGTCGAGAAACTGGTCAAGGGAACAGAGCACGAAAAAGAAGTGCAGAAATTTATTCATACAGTGAAGTCCGAGACAAAGATCGAACGTGTATCGACAGATAGAGATAAAACAGGTCTTTTTATAGGTAAGTATGTTATTAACCCGTACAACAACGAAAAGATACCGCTTTGGATCGCAGACTATGTCTTAATGGATTATGGGACGGGAGCAGTGATGGCTGTTCCTGCTCATGATCAGCGCGATTTTATGTTTGCGAAAAAATATGAGCTTCCAATATGCATTGTTATACAAAAACAGGATAAGAGTCTTGATTCTAATGCTATGACAGAGGCACATGAAGAAGAAGGTGTCATGGTTAATTCCGAGCAGTTTGATGGCATCTCAAGTGCTGCGGCATTAGAAAAAATGGCTAAATATGGTGAGGATGAAGGATATGCAAAGCGTACAGTGAACTATAAACTGAGAGATTGGTTGATATCCCGTCAGCGTTATTGGGGTGCGCCGATACCTATTATCTATTGCGACACTTGCGGGGCAGTGCCCGTACCTGAGAAAGATCTTCCGGTGCTTCTTCCTGAAAATGTAGAGTTTCGCCCAAAAGGTGAGTCGCCCCTGGCTTCAAGTAAAGAATTTATGGAGACAACATGTCCTTCATGTGGGAAACCTGCACGGCGTGAAAGCGATACAATGGATACGTTCGTTGATTCAAGCTGGTATTATTTACGGTATCTTTCAGCCCACGACGGATCGCAGGCATTTGACAAGGATCTTGTTAATGCATGGCTTCCGGTAGACCAGTATATCGGGGGTGTTGAACACGCGATACTTCATTTGTTATATTCACGGTACATAACTAAAGTACTACATGATGCCGGTCTTACCGATTTTAATGAGCCGTTTAAAAATCTTTTCACGCAGGGAATGATCATAAAAAATGGCGCGAAAATGTCTAAGTCCAAAGGTAATACGGTTAGTCCAGACGCTTTGATAACGCGTTACGGTGCAGATACCGTGCGTTTATATACGCTTTTTATTGGTCCGCCTGAAAAGGACGCTGAATGGAATGATAGTGCAGTTGAAGGTGCGAACAGATTCTTAAAGCGTGTATGGAAGCTGGTCGATAAATATGCAGGTACTATCAAGGGGAAACGGGTTGATGACACCGTTGATGACAGTGTGTTTACACTTGATGAAAAAGCTGCCCGTGACTTGCGCCGTATGGTACATGAAACCGTGCAGAAAGTATCAAAAGATATGGAAGGGGACTTCCACTTTAATACCGCTATTGCAAGCATCATGGAACTATTGAATGCCTTAACAGTATGTGAACGGGAATGTGATTCTTGGAGTGATGATGCTAAGACTGTATTTTATCTGGCATTACTGAAGATGATAAAAATGCTTTCACCGTTTGTTCCTCATTTTTCTGAAGAGTTGTGGGTACATGTAGGGAAAAAATCATCGGTCTTTATGTGTGGGTGGCCTGCATATACTGAAGCGGCATTAGGAAAAGAAGAACTGACGATCGTTATTCAGGTAAACGGTAAGGTGCGTTCACGGCTGATTGTGGCGCCGGATGCTGAAGAAGATGCAGTAAAGAAAATGGCGGTAGAGGATGCGAAAGTGCAGGAACATGTTAAAGGTAAAGACATACTGAAAGTCATTTCGGTGCCAAAGAAGTTAGTGAATATTGTTGTTAAAGGTTAA
- a CDS encoding helix-hairpin-helix domain-containing protein — protein sequence MIHITKQEKVVLCVLFCVFIAGLGLKFVPWFSNNAQSETQIVKAKEHKNNDTSPVKGVCSVSIQGEVYYPGTYVLQKEDRLIDLINKAVPTVNADIDSLDVTAHFTGDSLIIVKSKSNKHKNNADNTKININSAGIGALQRLDGVGKTIAQRIVSYRSHTVFRSIEDIKKVKGIGDKKYSSVKDAISVE from the coding sequence ATGATACATATAACGAAACAAGAAAAAGTTGTTTTATGTGTTTTGTTTTGTGTCTTTATAGCTGGATTGGGGCTCAAGTTTGTGCCGTGGTTTAGTAATAATGCACAGAGTGAAACGCAGATTGTAAAAGCAAAGGAACATAAAAATAACGATACAAGTCCAGTAAAGGGAGTGTGTTCGGTCAGTATTCAGGGTGAAGTGTATTATCCCGGGACGTATGTTCTCCAAAAAGAAGATAGACTGATCGATCTTATAAATAAGGCTGTTCCTACAGTTAATGCTGATATTGATAGCCTTGATGTAACGGCTCATTTTACTGGTGACAGTTTGATAATTGTTAAAAGTAAGTCCAATAAACATAAGAATAATGCCGATAATACCAAAATTAATATTAATAGTGCTGGGATAGGGGCCCTTCAAAGATTGGATGGAGTTGGGAAAACAATTGCTCAAAGGATTGTTTCTTATAGGTCACATACGGTTTTTAGGAGTATCGAAGATATTAAAAAGGTAAAAGGTATTGGCGATAAGAAATATAGCAGCGTAAAAGATGCGATATCTGTCGAGTAA
- a CDS encoding PilZ domain-containing protein, whose product MFKEKRKFARIPFGFVAKCRPARSGNKKQAIDEGAVKNVFGKDISSGGILIESDRCYPVSTLLKLELTIPSFEHPVNVTGRVVRIYEIDETHYEHGIVFENIEEKYKKTIDQFLALFSDAPMSRQTKNII is encoded by the coding sequence ATGTTTAAAGAAAAAAGAAAATTTGCACGGATTCCGTTTGGTTTTGTGGCAAAATGCAGGCCTGCAAGAAGTGGTAATAAAAAACAAGCGATAGATGAAGGTGCTGTTAAAAATGTTTTCGGCAAGGACATAAGCTCTGGCGGTATTCTTATTGAAAGTGACCGGTGTTACCCTGTATCGACACTGCTTAAACTGGAACTTACTATTCCTTCATTTGAACATCCTGTGAATGTAACCGGCAGAGTAGTTAGAATATACGAAATTGATGAAACGCACTATGAGCATGGCATAGTGTTTGAGAATATTGAGGAAAAATATAAAAAGACAATAGATCAATTTTTGGCGTTGTTTAGTGACGCTCCTATGAGCAGGCAAACAAAAAATATAATTTAA